From Calliphora vicina chromosome 3, idCalVici1.1, whole genome shotgun sequence:
taataataataataataataataataataataataataataataataataataataataataataataatataataataataataataataataataataataataataataataataataataataataataataataataataataataataataataataataataataataataataataataataataataataataataataataataataataataataataataataataataataataataataataataataataataataataataataataataataataataataataataataataataataataataataataataataataataataataataataataataataataataataaaaataataataataataataataataataataataataataataataataataataataataataataataataataataataataataataataataataataataataataataataataataataataataataataataataataataataataataataataataataataataataataataataataataaaataataataataataaataataataataataataataataataataataataataataataataataataataaataataataataataataataataataataataataataataataataataaaaataataataataaaaataataataataataataataataataataataataataataataataataataataataataataataataataataataataataataataataataataataataataataataataataataataataataataataataataataataataataataataataataataataaataataataataataataataataataataataataataataataataataataataataataataataataataataataataatataataataataataataataataaaaataataataataataataataataataataataataataataataataataataataataataataataataataataataaaataataataataataataataataataataataataataataataataataataataataataataataataataataataataataataataataataataataataataataataataataataataataataataataataataataataataataataataataataataataataataataataataataataataataataataataataataataatataataataataataataataataataataataataataataataataataataataataataataataataataataataataataataataataataataataataataataataataataataataataataataataataataaaataataataataataataataataataataataataataataataaataataataataataataataataataataataataataataataataataataataataataataatataataaaataataaaataataaataataataataataataataataataataataataataataataataataataataataataataataataataataataataataataataataataataataataataataataataataataataataataataataataataataataataataataataataataataataataataataataataataataataataataataataataataataataataataataataataataataataataataataataataataataataataataataataataataataataataataataataataataataataataataataataataataataataataataataataataataataataataataataataataataataataataataataataataataataataataaataataataataataataataataataataataataataataataataataataataataataataataataataataataataataataataataataataataataaataataataataataataataataataataataataaaaataataataataataataataataataataataataataataataataataataataataataataataataataataataataataataataataataataataatatataataataataataataataataataaaaataataataataataataataataataataataataataataataataataataataataataataataataataataataatataataataataataataatataataataataataataataataataataataataataataataataataataataataataataataataataataataataataataataataataataataataataataataataataataataataataataataataataataataataataataataataataataataataataataataataataataataataataataataatattaataataataataataataataataataataataataataataataataataataataataataataataataataataataataataataataataataataataataataataataataataataataataataataatataataataataatataataataataataataataataataataataataataataataataataataataataataataataataataataataataataataataataataatataataataataataataataataataataataataataataataataataataataataataataataataataataataataataataatataataataataataataataataataataataataataataataataataataataataataataataataataataataataataataataataataataataataataataataataataataataataataataataataataataataataataataataataataataataataataataataataataataataataataataataataataataataataaataataataataataataataataataataatataataataataatataataataataataataataaaataataataataataataaaataataatataatattaataataataataataataataataataataataataataataataataataatataataataataataataataataataataataataataataataaataataataataataataataataataataataataataataataataataataataataataataataataataataataataataataataataataataataataataataataataataataataataataataataataataataatataataataataataataataataataataataataaataataataataataataataataataataataataataataataataataataataataataataataataataataataataataatataataataataataataataataataatataataataataataataataataataataataataataataataaataataatataataataataataataataataataataataataataataataataataataataataataataataataataataataataataataataataataataataataataataataataataataataataataataataataataataaataataataataataataataataataataataataatataataataataataataataataataataataataatataataataataataataataataataataataataataataataataataatataataataataaataataataataataataataataataataataataataataataataataataataataataataataataataataataataataataataataataataataataataataataataataataataataataataataataataataataataataataataataataataataataataataataataataataataataataataataataataataataataataataataataataataataataataataataataataataataataataataatactaatataataataataataataataataataataataataataataataataataattaataataataataataataataataataataataataataataataataataataataataataataataataataataataataataataataataataataataataataataataataataataataataataataataataataataataataataataataataataataataataataataataataataataataataataataataataataataataataataataataataataataataataataataataataataataataataataataataataataataataataataataataataataataataataataataataataataataataataataataataataataataataataataataataataataataataataataataataataataataataataataataataataataataataataataataataataataataataataataataataataataataataataataataataataataataataataataataataataataataataataataataataataataataataataataataataataataataataataataataataataataataataataataataataataataataataataataataataataataataataataataataataataataataataataataataataataataataataataataataataataataataataataataataataataataataataataataataataataataataataataataataataataataataataataataataataataataataataataataataataataataataataataataataataataataataataataataataataataataataataataataataataataataataataataataataataataataataataataataataataataataataataataataataataataataataataataataataataataataataataataataataataataataataataataataataataataataataataataataataataataataataataataataataataataataataataataataataataataataataataataataataataataataataataataataataataataataataataataataataataataataataataataataataataataataataataataataataataataataataataataataataataataataataataataataataataataataataataataataataataataataataataataataataataataataataataataataataataataataataataataataataataataataataataataataataataataataataataataataataataataataataataataataataataataataataataataataataataataataataataataataataataataataataataataataataataataataataataataataataataataataataataataataataataataataataataataataataataataataataataataataataataataataataataataataataataataataataataataataataataataataataataataataataataataataataataataataataataataataataataataataataataataataataataataataataataataataataataataataataataataataataataataataataataataataataataataataataataataataataataataataataataataataataataataataataataataataataataataataataataataataataataataataataataataataataataataataataataataataataataataataataataataataataataataataataataataataataataataataataataataataataataataataataataataataataataataataataataataataataataataataataataataataataataataataataataataataataataataataataataataataataataataataataataataataataataataataataataataataataataataataataataataataataataataataataataataataataataataataataataataataataataataataataataataataataataataataataataataataataataataataataataataataataataataataataataataataataataataataataataataataataataataataataataataataataataataataataataataataataataataataataataataataataataataataataataataataataataataataataataataataataataataataataataataataataataataataataataataataataataataataataataataataataataataataataataataataataataataataataataataataataataataataataataataataataataataataataataataataataataataataataataataataataataataataataataataataataataataataataataataataataataataataataataataataataataataataataataataataataataataataataataataataataataataataataataataataataataataataataataataataataataataataataataataataataataataataataataataataataataataataataataataataataataataataataataataataataataataataataataataataataataataataataataataataataataataataataataataataataataataataataataataataataataataataataataataataataataataataataataataataataataataataataataataataataataataataataataataataataataataataataataataataataataataataataataataataataataataataataataataataataataataataataataataataataataataataataataataataataataataataataataataataataataataataataataataataataataataataataataataataataataataataataataataataataataataataataataataataataataataataataataataataataataataataataataataataataataataataataataataataataataataataataataataataataataataataataataataataataataataataataataataataataataataataataataataataataataataataataataataataataataataataataataataataataataataataataataataataataataataataataataataataataataataataataataataataataataataataataataataataataataataataataataataataataataataataataataataataataataataataataataataataataataataataataataataataataataataataataataataataataataataataataataataataataataataataataataataataataataataataataataataataataataataataataataataataataataataataataataataataataataataataataataataataataataataataataataataataataataataataataataataataataataataataataataataataataataataataataataataataataataataataataataataataataataataataatactaataataataataataataataataataataataataataataataataataataataataataataataataataataataataataataataataataataataataataataataataataataataataataataataataataataataataataataataataataataataataataataataataataataataataataataataataataataataataataataataataataataataataataataataataataataataataataataataataataataataataataataataataataataataataataataataataataataataataataataataataataataataataataataataataataataataataataataataataataataataataataataataataataataataataataataataataataataataataataataataataataataataataataataataataataataataataataataataataataataataataataataataataataataataata
This genomic window contains:
- the LOC135955839 gene encoding probable serine/threonine-protein kinase clkA, with the protein product NNNNNNNNNNNNNNNNNNNNNNNNNNNNNNNNNNNNNNNNNNNNNNNNNNNNNNNNNNNNNNNNNNNNNNNNNNNNNNNNNNNNNNNNNNNNNNNNNNNNNNNNNNNNNNNNNNNNNNNNNNNNNNNNNNNNNNNNNNNNNNNNNNNNNNNNNNNNNNNNNNNNNNNNNNNNNNNNNNNNNNNNNNNNNNNNNNNNNNNNNNNNNNNNNNNNNNNNNNNNNNNNNNNNNNNNNNNNNNNNNNNNNNNNNNNNNNNNNNNNNNNNNNNNNNNNNNNNNNN